The region TAGAACAAGAGATTATAACTTTAGTTTAAAAGGATTAATTGGATTTGACCTTTATAAAAAAACAATAGGAGTTGTTGGCACAGGTAAGATAGGTCAAGTATTTATTGATATATGTAAAGGTTTTGGTATGCGTGTACTGGCATATGATTTATATCCAGATCATAGCAAAGATATAGAGTATGTTAGTCTTGAGACGCTCTTTTCTGAAAGTGATGTAATATCGTTACATTGTCCATTGACAGAAGAATCAAAACACATGATTAATGCCGAAACCTTAAAATTAATGAAGCAGGATGCTGTCATTATAAATACATCAAGAGGTGCATTGATTGATAGTGAAGCCTTATTAGTAGCTCTGAAAGAAGAGAGGATTGCTGGTGCTGGACTTGATGTATACGAAGAAGAATCCGATTTATTTTTCGAGGATAATTCGGGTACTATACCAAAGGATGATGTGCTATCTTTATTAGTAGGTCTGCCAAATGTTATTATAACATCTCATCAAGGTTTCTTAACCAATGAAGCGTTAAGTAATATTGCTGAGACTACGATTGAGAATCTTAGAGCTTATTTTCATGATGAGTCTTTGATAAATGAAATATGTTACTTTTGCTTACCAGGCGGAACGAATCCGAACTGTAGAAAGCAAAAAGAAGGACGTTGTTTTTAGAGAGGAGAATACGTATGACTAAAGAGCAAAAATTTTTTATTTGTGAGACATGTGGAAACATTATCGGGATGATTGAAGATAAGGGTGTTCCAGTGGTATGTTGTGGTAAAAAGATGACTGAGTTAGTTGCTAATACTTCGGATGGAGCACAGGAAAAACATGTTCCGGTAGTGGAAGTAAAGGATAATTTAGTTTATGTAAGCGTTGGTACTGTTGTTCATCCTATGCTTGAGGAGCATTCTATCCAGTGGGTATATTTAAGGACGAATCAAGGCGGTCATAGAAAGAGCTTAGCACCAGGCAGTGAACCAAAGGTTGTTTTTGCATTAACTGAAGGTGAAGAAGCAATCGAAGTATTTGAGTACTGTAACTTACATGGTTTATGGAAAACTGTTCTTTAATTTCTGTTAGGAAAAAGCTTTCTTAGTACCTTTTCCTAGTTCGTGATAACGAAAAGTTCGCGAAGTGTACTTTTATTGTATTTGGTAAAGTAAGTTCACGTATGCATTACCTTGTATAGAAGATATTAATATCTCAAAAGTTACGCTAAGTACAAGGAAGAGAATTAATAATTAAAATTAAAAAAAGGGTGATGTATCATGTAATAAAAATACTAAGATGCATCACCCTTTTTGAATCAATGGACTACTTATTTTTCTCTTTTTTATCCGGAATTTTCTGAAGAATAACAACGATACCAGCAATTAGTAGCATTCCTAGTAATATACTTAACATGCCTCTCCACATAAATTCTAAGGTTATAAATATATTTTCTAAGTTCATGTACAAGCTCCTTTCAAAGAACTTTATGTTTTAATGTAAGAAAAATTCTAAGATAATACCTCCGGCTAGAACGGAGCCAATCTGACCTGCAACATTTGCTCCAACTGCATGCATTAATAAGTGGTTGGATGGATCT is a window of Lachnoclostridium phytofermentans ISDg DNA encoding:
- a CDS encoding 2-hydroxyacid dehydrogenase; this encodes MIKVACFDTKSYDKEWFDRKNNGEFQIKYYENKLNADTAKLAHGCQAVIAFVNDSIDKETIEELYQLGIKVIAMRCAGYNNIDFKEAYQKIAVVRVPGYSPHAVAEHAMALLLCLNRKIHRAYIRTRDYNFSLKGLIGFDLYKKTIGVVGTGKIGQVFIDICKGFGMRVLAYDLYPDHSKDIEYVSLETLFSESDVISLHCPLTEESKHMINAETLKLMKQDAVIINTSRGALIDSEALLVALKEERIAGAGLDVYEEESDLFFEDNSGTIPKDDVLSLLVGLPNVIITSHQGFLTNEALSNIAETTIENLRAYFHDESLINEICYFCLPGGTNPNCRKQKEGRCF
- a CDS encoding desulfoferrodoxin family protein, with the protein product MTKEQKFFICETCGNIIGMIEDKGVPVVCCGKKMTELVANTSDGAQEKHVPVVEVKDNLVYVSVGTVVHPMLEEHSIQWVYLRTNQGGHRKSLAPGSEPKVVFALTEGEEAIEVFEYCNLHGLWKTVL